A window from Caballeronia sp. Lep1P3 encodes these proteins:
- a CDS encoding CsgG/HfaB family protein has product MKLKMIGVAALSVFALSACSQMQPGAQSAKTAATGSAAGEASQNANAGLQHCAAPLGTVAIVEDTEAPWYGLLTGQYQLGSTVPVLKLLVQQSNRFVIVDRGRALGTAMGERALNSSGELRKTSKMHKGQMVAADYTISPSVTFSNRDAGGGAAGLLAFVPVVGGALAGVAGTMKAQEASTMLTLVDNRSSVQLAAAEGSARNVDYGMLSGVFAGGFGGAGAAGGGAYARTAQGKVVVAAFTDSLNNLVGAVRQYRAQNVKGGLGNGGALVVN; this is encoded by the coding sequence ATGAAGCTCAAAATGATCGGCGTGGCCGCCCTGTCCGTTTTCGCGCTGTCCGCTTGCTCACAGATGCAGCCGGGCGCGCAATCCGCCAAGACGGCGGCGACCGGTTCCGCTGCCGGCGAAGCGTCGCAGAACGCCAACGCAGGCCTGCAGCACTGCGCGGCGCCGCTCGGCACCGTGGCCATCGTCGAAGATACGGAAGCGCCGTGGTACGGCCTTCTCACCGGTCAGTACCAGCTCGGCTCGACGGTTCCCGTCCTGAAGTTGCTCGTTCAGCAAAGCAACCGCTTCGTGATCGTCGATCGCGGTCGCGCGCTCGGGACGGCGATGGGCGAACGCGCCCTGAACTCGTCGGGCGAACTGCGCAAGACCTCGAAGATGCACAAAGGCCAGATGGTCGCGGCCGACTACACGATCAGCCCAAGCGTGACGTTCAGCAACCGCGACGCGGGCGGCGGCGCAGCGGGCCTGCTGGCCTTCGTGCCCGTGGTTGGTGGCGCCCTCGCGGGAGTCGCGGGAACGATGAAAGCACAGGAAGCCTCGACCATGCTGACGCTCGTTGACAACCGGTCCAGCGTCCAGTTGGCGGCCGCCGAAGGTTCGGCGCGCAACGTCGACTACGGCATGCTCTCAGGCGTATTCGCTGGCGGCTTCGGCGGCGCAGGCGCTGCGGGCGGCGGCGCCTACGCACGCACGGCGCAGGGCAAGGTCGTGGTCGCGGCGTTCACCGACTCGCTCAACAACCTCGTCGGCGCAGTTCGCCAGTACCGCGCACAGAACGTCAAGGGCGGCCTCGGCAACGGCGGCGCTCTCGTCGTCAACTGA
- a CDS encoding YqaE/Pmp3 family membrane protein, whose translation MRLFLAIIIPWLQFFTIGRPIAGIICLLLQLSIIGWLPAAIWSVFALGQYKTDRKIERALASRA comes from the coding sequence ATGCGCCTCTTTCTCGCCATCATCATTCCGTGGCTCCAGTTCTTCACGATCGGCCGCCCGATCGCCGGGATCATCTGCCTGCTCTTGCAGCTCTCGATCATTGGCTGGCTCCCCGCAGCAATCTGGTCCGTCTTTGCGTTGGGCCAGTATAAGACGGATCGCAAGATCGAACGCGCACTCGCGAGCCGCGCCTGA